The following coding sequences are from one Mugil cephalus isolate CIBA_MC_2020 chromosome 9, CIBA_Mcephalus_1.1, whole genome shotgun sequence window:
- the stard13b gene encoding stAR-related lipid transfer protein 13 isoform X2 encodes MFRELPESTGSECLGSMTPETQDIYLRMDHHRRRSGYRLGRIIARQQLLKKISGEIEAKEACDWLRAAGFPQYAQLFEDSQFPIDITPVKRDHDFLDKDLVEPLCRRLNTLNKCASMKLDVNLPKKKSEDSDEEDLFAISDKWTFELSSRRWSRLQDIDCLLGNHRDGQTSRDGVPLRTTTSSESVLTDLSEPEVSSLHSESSGGSGHRGLSTEDSDCSNRTCSDSAAMPDSTSITMPHVPKEFTSYSSLSHKHGKTGRTRAKDFLKRMEMLSSGGTLGRSRKPLVISSPVLQQEARALKMLQCVDIINGDGGAPEALGSGKAPPSQSSSEGSSHSSGSTVSTPSLKERKHHRADHKRSGMYLEDMDIFSGTQVNKIAEQNRRNEFCSHEDLVVHIPKDHKPGTFPKALSIESLSPTNGGSINWHTGSMHLDSPLISHRNDSRPVTQCCSRGSRISVYDNVPGSHLYASTGDLIDLEKEDLFPHLDDILLHVNGLQQIVDHWSQNVLPGGEGVHQVDSQKDGTVGLQSSSQITLDFEGNSVTESQTIPTDGDRDKVSLAETESTRLRERRDSGVGASLTRPNRLRWPSFQISNRISHSVASLQITNQSAGQLSLLQKFSLLRLTAIMEKYSMSNKHGWTWSVPKFMKRMKVPDYKDKNVFGVPLIVHVQRSGQPLPLGLQQALRYLRSQCLDQVGLFRKSGVKSRIQALRQLNESSPDNVNYEDQSAYDVADMVKQFFRDLPEPLLTSKLGETFLHIYQYVPKDQRLQAVQAAIMLMSDENREVLQTLLCFLSDVTSSVEENQMTPMNIAVCLAPSLFHLNILKKDNLSPRAMQKKYSTGRPDQKDLNENLAATQGLAHMIIECNRLFEIPHEMVTQSRNSYVEADLHAPTIDELCKQLEEDDGTYQTHMEGRLQNLLKEAREKSKYWVSCSSSDNTELFYKKVGDGNPLRRWRVSVEVEAPPSVVLNRVLRERHLWDMDLLQWKVCETLDKQTEVFQYVLSRMPPHPSRDFVVLRSWRTDLPKGACSLVSVSIEHEDYSPIGAVRAIVLESNYLLEPCGSGKSRLTHICRVDLKGRAPDWYNKAFGHLCAAEAARIRNSFQPLITDGPETKI; translated from the exons ATGTTTCGGGAGCTTCCAGAGTCCACGGGCAGCGAGTGTCTGGGGAGTATGACCCCGGAGACTCAGGATATCTACCTGAGAATGGACCATCACCGCAGACGCTCCGGCTACAGGCTGGGAAGGATCATTGCCCGGCAGCAACTGCTCAAGAAGATTTCTGGAG AAATTGAGGCGAAAGAGGCGTGTGACTGGCTGCGGGCAGCAGGTTTTCCCCAGTACGCTCAGCTCTTTGAAG attCCCAGTTCCCCATTGACATTACTCCTGTGAAAAGAGATCATGACTTCCTGGACAAAGATCTCGTGGAACCTTTGTGCAG ACGACTCAACACTCTGAACAAGTGCGCATCTATGAAACTTGACGTGAATCTTCCAAAGAAGAAG AGTGAAGACTCTGATGAAGAAGACCTGTTTGCTATCAGTGACAAATGGACCTTTGAGCTGAGCAGCCGGCGTTGGTCCAGGTTACAGGATATTGACTGTCTGCTAGGAAACCACAGAGACGGTCAGACATCCAGGGACGGCGTTCCTCTGAGAACCACCACCAGCAGCGAGAGCGTCCTCACGGACCTCAGCGAGCCTGAGGTCTCGTCATTGCACAGTGagagcagcggcggcagcggtCACAGGGGCCTCAGCACTGAAGACTCCGACTGCTCCAACCGCACCTGCTCCGATTCCGCAGCAATGCCAGACTCTACTTCCATCACAATGCCTCACGTCCCCAAAGAGTTTACCAGCTACAGCTCGCTGTCTCACAAGCACGGCAAGACGGGCCGCACGCGTGCCAAAGACTTCCTGAAGCGCATGGAGATGCTGAGCTCCGGGGGAACGCTGGGAAGGAGCCGTAAACCGCTGGTCATCAGCTCTCctgtgctgcagcaggaggcGCGGGCGCTGAAGATGCTGCAGTGTGTCGACATCATAAACGGAGACGGCGGGGCTCCGGAAGCGCTGGGCTCCGGCAAAGCTCCACCGTCCCAGTCCAGCAGTGAAGGAAGCAGCCATTCAAGCGGCAGCACCGTCAGCACACCCAGCCTGAAAGAGCGCAAGCATCACCGAGCGGACCACAAGCGCAGTGGCATGTATCTGGAGGACATGGACATCTTCTCGGGCACCCAGGTGAATAAAATCGCAGAGCAAAACCGCAGAAATGAATTCTGCTCCCATGAAGACCTTGTGGTCCACATTCCCAAAGATCACAAGCCGGGAACCTTCCCGAAAGCACTGTCCATAGAGAGCCTCTCGCCAACCAATGGGGGCTCCATTAATTGGCACACTGGCAGCATGCACCTGGACTCCCCGCTGATTTCACACAGGAATGACAGCAGGCCAGTCACCCAGTGCTGCTCCAGGGGCAGCCGCATCAGCGTGTACGATAACGTGCCGGGCTCACATCTTTACGCCAGCACTGGAGACCTCATAGACCTGGAGAAAGAGGACCTGTTTCCTCATCTGGATGATATCCTGCTGCATGTTAATGGTCTACAGCAGATAGTGGACCACTGGTCACAGAATGTTTTACCTGGAGGAGAAGGGGTGCACCAGGTGGACAGTCAGAAGGACGGCACGGTAGGCCTCCAGTCATCTAGTCAGATCACGTTGGACTTTGAAGGGAATTCGGTCACAGAAAGCCAGACTATACCTACTGATGGGGACAGAGATAAAGTATCACTTGCTGAGACAGAATCTACGAGGCTCAGGGAAAGGAGGGACTCCGGAGTTGGTGCCTCACTCACAAGACCTAATAG GCTACGATGGCCCAGCTTTCAAATATCTAATCGCATAAGTCACTCGGTGGCATCCCTGCAGATTACAAACCAGTCTGCAGGCCAGCTGAGTTTATTACAGAAGTTTTCTCTACTGCGTCTAACTGCAATCATGGAGAAGTACTCCATGTCCAACAAGCATGGCTGGACTTG GTCTGTGCCAAAGTTCATGAAGAGAATGAAGGTACCGGATTATAAGGACAAGAATGTGTTCGGAGTGCCCCTCATAGTGCATGTACAGCGTTCAGGACAGCCTTTGCCTCTCGGCCTACAGCAAGCACTGCGGTACCTGAGGAGCCAGTGTCTTGACCAG GTGGGTCTCTTTCGCAAATCAGGGGTGAAGTCTCGGATTCAAGCTTTGAGGCAGTTAAATGAAAGCTCTCCAGACAATGTGAACTATGAGGACCAGTCGGCGTACGATGTGGCCGACATGGTGAAGCAGTTTTTCAGGGATTTACCTGAACCTCTTCTCACCAGCAAGCTGGGGGAGACCTTCCTCCACATCTACCAGT ATGTGCCGAAGGACCAGAGGTTGCAAGCTGTCCAGGCAGCCATCATGTTGATGTCGGACGAAAACCGAGAGGTGCTGCAGACCTTGCTCTGTTTCCTCAGTGATGTCACATCCTCGGTGGAGGAGAACCAGATGACACCCATGAACATTGCGGTGTGCCTGGCACCCTCTCTCTTCCATCTGAACATACTGAAGAAGGACAATCTCTCACCAAG GGCCATGCAGAAGAAGTACTCCACGggcagaccagaccagaaggATCTGAATGAAAATTTGGCAGCAACACAGGGCCTGGCTCATATGATAATAGAGTGCAATCGTCTCTTTGAG ATCCCTCATGAGATGGTTACTCAGTCACGTAATTCATACGTGGAGGCTGATCTGCATGCACCAACGATTGATGAGCTGTGCAAGCAGCTGGAAGAAGATGATGGAACATACCAAACACATATGGAGGGGAGGCTGCAGAACCTGCTCAAAGAGGCCCGGGAAAAGTCCAAATACTGGGTTTCATGCAGCAGCTCTGATAACACAGAACTTTTTTATAAGAAG GTGGGAGATGGGAACCCTTTGAGACGTTGGAGAGTATCTGTGGAGGTGGAAGCGCCACCATCTGTAGTGTTGAACCGGGTGTTGCGAGAGCGCCACCTGTGGGATATGGACCTGCTTCAGTGGAAAGTGTGCGAGACGTTGGACAAGCAGACAGAGGTGTTTCAGTATGTCCTCAGTCGCATGCCCCCTCATCCCAGCAGGGACTTTGTGGTTCTCAG gTCATGGAGGACAGACTTGCCCAAAGGTGCCTGCTCCCTGGTTTCTGTGTCTATAGAGCATGAGGATTATTCTCCTATAGGAGCGGTACGAGCTATTGTCCTGGAGTCCAACTACCTACTAGAGCCCTGTGGTTCAGGAAAATCCAGACTAACCCACATCTGCAGAGTGGACTTGAA GGGAAGGGCTCCGGATTGGTACAACAAAGCCTTTGGCCACCTTTGCGCTGCAGAAGCTGCTCGGATCCGCAACTCCTTTCAGCCACTAATCACTGACGGCCCGGAGACCAAAATCTAA